From the Nymphalis io chromosome 1, ilAglIoxx1.1, whole genome shotgun sequence genome, one window contains:
- the LOC126780915 gene encoding protein windpipe, producing MAWLTIYVYLLAASLLLSPTLAAVCPDGCVCSTTRDGLHRVTCSNLAELYKYSLRQKHHNINILDLSHNNITKITHELDRLTEVVTLDLSTNGLTELNKFLHNAKKLVHLNLAHNRIQKLSLTHLPTSVSSLDLSGNLLKDVPSDLPHLPSLEHLELNGNPLECSCDNIIARNHLLAANVYIDNVKCHTPVHLKERSWLELKTKDICKITKTDFMDMMMGDQPIDAVRVGEETTALKSMSLVASSDLDDGKIIHGADLVEDDDSLQFMKVGRFSTPSPIDEIEGSGEAESTTISDIIEPMQERKMLGNLFANEEILPAENGHTTDDPMEGSGEGSGFFIPDYEEITEKSVETTTPIISELSPDPVERIFNDDENSTELEFPMHVPPTIYQGGPDWHSKTDPEVVTVRSATPEVTRDTTVSEQIRVTQASEVLGQAPANEDNVIPHKTGTYVCIALIIVLLVGLIGFAITKGQMRKRRDRRLLRQQKRDVEKASKEMVDMNKSLLGKPATIENPVEKKVNGKYELVPTHETHQKKSENGDVANGIKRNENENLRTDSPRDTNQNKSSSIDNNLAHEHQLPLQETSFESDIGANSRKDTNSLSSEDIFVPINDDDNPRMNRNRDSDVSQPLINGDPTVDCDYLSPSREYVPVYSPDMGRVRIKITETPKPKTPVLVTRSRSNAGDIIITPSQDGNAPKSTT from the coding sequence ATGGCGTGGCTCACTATTTATGTCTACCTTCTTGCGGCATCCTTGCTTCTATCGCCAACATTGGCGGCTGTCTGTCCTGATGGCTGTGTTTGCAGTACAACGCGGGATGGGCTTCACCGTGTCACTTGCAGTAACCTCGCCGAACTCTACAAATATTCTCTTCGACAGaaacatcataatataaatattcttgatCTCTCACATAATAACATCACGAAAATCACTCATGAGCTAGACAGGCTGACTGAAGTGGTGACACTTGATTTGTCTACTAACGGTCTCACTGAACTTAACAAATTTTTGCATAATGCAAAAAAATTAGTTCACCTAAATCTAGCTCACAACAGAATACAAAAACTCTCATTGACGCATCTGCCCACAAGTGTTAGTTCTTTGGATTTATCGGGTAATCTTTTAAAAGATGTGCCCTCAGATTTACCTCATTTACCTAGCTTAGAACATTTGGAATTAAATGGTAATCCTTTGGAATGTTCTTGCGACAATATTATTGCTCGAAATCATTTACTGGCTGCGAATGTGTATATCGATAACGTGAAATGTCACACACCAGTACACTTAAAAGAACGTTCTTGGCTAGagttaaaaacaaaagacaTTTGCAAAATTACTAAAACAGATTTCATGGATATGATGATGGGTGACCAGCCTATTGATGCTGTTCGAGTTGGTGAAGAAACGACGGCTTTGAAATCTATGTCTTTAGTAGCTAGTAGTGATCTCGATGATGGAAAAATTATCCATGGTGCGGATTTAGTTGAAGATGATGATAGTTTACAATTTATGAAAGTTGGTCGTTTTTCAACACCATCACCTATTGATGAGATCGAAGGATCAGGTGAAGCTGAAAGCACTACAATTAGTGATATAATAGAACCTATGCAAGAACGTAAAATGCTCGGAAACTTATTCGCAAATGAGGAAATTTTACCTGCGGAGAATGGACATACTACAGATGACCCAATGGAGGGATCTGGAGAAGGATCGGGTTTCTTTATACCCGACTATGAAGAAATAACTGAAAAAAGTGTGGAAACAACTACTCCCATAATTAGTGAATTAAGCCCTGATCCAGTTGAAAGAATATTTAACGATGATGAAAATTCTACTGAATTAGAATTTCCAATGCACGTTCCACCAACAATATATCAAGGTGGTCCAGACTGGCATAGCAAAACTGATCCTGAAGTAGTCACAGTGAGATCAGCTACTCCCGAAGTTACAAGAGATACGACAGTATCTGAACAAATTCGAGTAACTCAAGCATCAGAAGTTCTAGGACAAGCACCAGCTAATGAAGATAATGTAATTCCACACAAAACTGGAACTTATGTTTGTATTgcattaattattgttttgctTGTCGGTTTAATTGGATTTGCAATAACCAAAGGGCAAATGAGAAAACGAAGAGACAGAAGACTTTTAAGGCAGCAAAAAAGAGACGTAGAAAAGGCTTCTAAAGAAATGGTAGACATGAATAAATCCTTACTAGGAAAACCTGCTACAATAGAAAATCCTGTGGAGAAAAAAGTTAATGGAAAATATGAGCTTGTGCCTACACATGAAACACATCAGAAAAAAAGTGAAAATGGCGATGTTGCAAACGGTATAAAACGCAATGAAAACGAGAATCTTAGAACTGATAGTCCTCGAGATACAAATCAAAACAAGAGCAGCTCAATCGATAATAATTTGGCACATGAACATCAATTACCACTACAAGAAACGTCATTTGAATCTGACATAGGAGCGAATTCTAGAAAAGATACTAATTCTTTGTCCAGTGAAGATATATTTGTACCAATAAATGATGATGACAATCCGAGGATGAATCGCAATCGAGATTCAGACGTATCCCAGCCACTTATTAATGGAGATCCTACAGTCGACTGTGATTATTTGTCACCATCACGTGAGTATGTTCCGGTATATTCTCCTGACATGGGACGAGTTCGTATAAAAATTACAGAAACGCCCAAACCTAAAACCCCTGTTTTAGTCACCAGAAGTAGATCAAATGCCGGAGATATAATCATTACACCTTCACAGGACGGAAACGCGCCAAAATCAACTACTTGA
- the LOC126780860 gene encoding insulin-like growth factor-binding protein complex acid labile subunit: MILSRIWSLLLLFLITKADILDFDDHTNDACYTCYCSPDLTSVDCSHRGLTNIPDGISWKVTKLNVSNNEISSFPSNLSNLYNLISLDLSGNQLNGLPESALQNLTALEVLNLSRNYFESWLSINPNEVLKPATSLKILDLSKNKFTTLANLANQELLISPSLETLILNSCEINSIHGRSPLSGLINIRVLKLNNNPLLRIQNLISSTLKSLYVSNCQLSYISHNEFAYLPSLVYLQMSYNYRLELSSTSNTLFSNSLRFLDISYCNIFRPNLFGFPNLRKVIIKNNMIRFLKSNEFINNTKLEYLDLSYNNIGSFKSDTFKGLSMLRYLDLSWNEIAQIPEESFTETPSLTQLKLARNYLNRVGHLKSTSLSILDMSSCEISTIGKDSLEGLPSLIDIDLSHNLLSHIPDSISSNTLKYLNLNYNRISSINNVTFFMLPRLNGLSVIGNRFTNIWSRTYFNSNLYLERLDLSDNMWRCDCVDDNMYDFYEYVTLEPNKKEESFNLICNSPINVIGQTWLEACYYNWNPAEKARNVDNLIWFLIVMIVGLALCLLLVNTIRRSMKRRLGAIQAERERQVEEARDRLRQLRIRAEQEALCNTPDPRDLIAPPSYDEALSMPKLNASCHSLNETGSGKTKRRRGRRKTKSSGDLLEETERNGDARVFDDIELTETSNDNNRNRRRRNRRYGSHEIDELEQSPGARRRRMSEYNTLGDSVLVEVETEVQRPLRPRNRRYSDENQPRESDF, translated from the exons ATGATTCTGTCACGGATTTGGAGTCTACTCCTgctgtttttaataacaaaagctGATATATTGGATTTTGATGACCATACAAACGACGCATGTTACACTTGCTACTGCAGTCCGGATTTAACGAGCGTGGATTGTTCACATAGAGGCTTAACCAATATTCCCGATGGCATCAGTTGGAAG GTGACAAAACTCAATGTTTCAAACAACGAAATTTCATCGTTTCCAAGCAACCTTAGTAACCTCTACAATTTAATATCTTTGGACCTAAGTGGGAATCAGTTAAATGGCTTACCAGAAAGTGCATTACAGAATCTCACAGCATTGgaagtattaaatttatcaagaaattattttgaatcATGGCTAAGCATAAATCCCAACGAAGTACTTAAACCAGCGACTAGCCttaaaattttagatttatCCAAGAATAAATTCACAACTTTGGCAAATCTTGCAAATCAAGAGCTCCTTATCAGCCCCTCGTTAGAAACATTGATATTGAACAGCTGTGAAATAAACTCTATTCATGGGAGATCCCCTCTTAGCGGACTAATTAATATAAGAgttctgaaattaaataataatccttTATTaagaattcaaaatttaatatcatcTACGCTTAAGAGTCTCTATGTAAGCAATTGTCAATTGAGTTATATAAGTCACAATGAATTTGCTTATTTGCCTTCATTAGTGTACTTACAAATGTCATATAACTACCGGTTAGAACTATCTTCAAcatcaaatacattattttctaattCTCTTAGATTTTTAGACAtttcatattgtaatatttttagacCTAACTTATTTGGTTTTCCAAATTtaagaaaagttataattaaaaacaacatgaTAAGGTTCTTGAAGagtaatgaatttataaataatacgaaacTGGAATATTTGGATCTATCGTACAATAATATAGGTTCATTCAAAAGTGACACTTTTAAAGGACTAAGTATGCTTAGATACTTGGATTTGTCTTGGAATGAAATAGCACAAATACCTGAAGAAAGTTTTACAGAGACGCCATCACTGACGCAACTCAAACTTGCTAGAAATTACCTAAATAGAGTGGGACACCTAAAATCTACGTCATTATCAATACTTGATATGAGTTCTTGCGAAATAAGTACAATTGGTAAAGATTCCTTAGAAGGACTTCCATCTCTTATAGACATAGATTTATCACACAATCTTTTATCACATATCCCGGATAGTATTTCAtcgaatacattaaaatatttaaatttgaattacaaCAGAATTAGTTCTATCAACAATGTGACCTTTTTCATGTTGCCTCGGCTAAATGGATTGAGTGTAATTGGAAATAGGTTTACAAATATTTGGAGCAGGACTTATTTCAACTCAAACCTTTATTTAGAAAGACTTGATCTCAGCGACAATATGTGGAGATGTGATTGTGTCGACGATAATATGTATGACTTTTATGAATACGTTACTTTAGAACCAAATAAAAAAGAGGAATCGTTTAATCTAATATGCAACAGCCCAATAAATGTTATAGGTCAAACATGGTTAGAagcatgttattataattggaACCCTGCTGAAAAAGCTAGAAATGTCGATAACTTGATTTGGTTCTTAATTGTCATGATTGTTGGATTAGCTCTGTGTTTATTACTAGTCAATACTATCAGGAGATCAATGAAACGACGTTTAGGAGCAATTCAAGCAGAAAGGGAAAGACAAGTTGAAGAAGCTAGAGATAGACTAAGACAGTTAAGAATACGAGCTGAACAAGAAGCGTTATGCAACACGCCTGATCCAAGAGATTTGATTGCACCACCATCTTATGACGAAGCTCTCTCTATGCCGAAGCTAAATGCTTCTTGTCATTCTCTAAACGAAACTGGATCAGGAAAAACCAAACGTAGGAGAGGTAGAAGGAAAACGAAATCAAGTGGAGATTTACTCGAGGAAACAGAAAGAAATGGCGATGCTCGTGTTTTCGATGATATAGAGCTTACCGAAACTtctaatgataataatagaaataggCGTCGCCGAAACCGAAGATACGGTAGCCATGAAATAGATGAACTAGAGCAAAGTCCAGGAGCCAGACGTAGAAGAATGTCCGAATATAACACCTTAGGTGATAGTGTATTGGTTGAAGTTGAAACGGAAGTACAACGACCTCTGCGTCCAAGAAATCGACGATATTCCGACGAAAATCAACCTAGAGAAAGTGATTTTTAG
- the LOC126780925 gene encoding leucine-rich repeat-containing G-protein coupled receptor 4-like translates to MGLLILSLWLWLLPAMVLSGVSREMDEETEDSCRSYIHENLLYIDCSDRGLNDLPEGLDINAQVLLLANNNFIMFPSQLEKFTKVEIMDLSGNRLTGSLPAYYENFKELKILNLSNNNYDSWLSSDYTLSIKKLDLSKNKINAIDEDAFSKFPRLAILDLSENRIYDLLPSIFEKATSLEVLILSRNYFSEVPHFQSSSLKNLRLSNCQITKFEVNSLSGMQSLLEIDLSINQIESIPDNLASNSLQELDLSYNEIETLTDSTFSSLPHLAVLDLRCNEFKEVWSTSHFASNPFLREVHVKGNRWSCEGFNVNLLLTYEFLTKEPPKVFDKGSLICYSPSNVTQMSWQQAYIRTWHADEKTMSSYTFMAVIIGMIIGVILTSFVCRFLISSNRSNPARPSPETTVLNGNATQASTESVVMRVPLREDLPPTYDEALLMPRLNSSFHSLPDFVDEEENPDRRNRRSRSIGDLTESRPRVGDRRSVRRTIEVRIQ, encoded by the exons ATGG GTCTATTAATATTGTCGCTGTGGTTATGGCTGCTGCCAGCGATGGTTTTATCAGGAGTATCAAGGGAGATGGATGAAGAAACAGAGGATTCTTGCAGGAGCTACATCCACGAGAATCTACTCTACATAGACTGTTCTGACAGAGGTCTCAATGACCTGCCTGAAGGGCTTGACATAAAC gCTCAAGTACTGCTTCTGGcgaacaataattttattatgtttccaTCTCAACTTGAGAAATTTACGAAAGTTGAAATTATGGATCTTTCTGGAAACCGTTTAACCGGTTCCTTACCTGCCTATTACGAAAACTTTAAGGAATTGAAGATTCTTAATCTTTCAAATAATAACTATGATTCTTGGTTAAGTAGCGATTACACGCTCAGTATTAAGAAATTAGATctatccaaaaataaaataaatgcaatagaTGAAGACGCTTTTTCAAAATTTCCTCGATTAGCGATACTAGATTTATCTGAAAATCGTATATATGATCTTCTTCCTAGTATATTTGAAAAGGCGACTAGTTTAGAAGTATTAATTTTGTCAAGAAACTACTTCTCCGAAGTGCCTCACTTTCAGTCATCATCGTTAAAAAATTTACGCTTAAGCAATTGTCAAATTACGAAATTCGAAGTAAATTCTCTTAGCGGAATGCAGTCTTTGCTTGAAATTGATTTATCTATAAACCAGATCGAATCTATTCCAGATAATTTAGCTTCAAACTCTTTACAAGAATTGGATTTGAGCTACAATGAAATCGAGACACTCACAGACTCGACATTCTCGTCTCTACCGCATTTAGCGGTATTAGATTTGAGGTGCAACGAATTCAAGGAAGTATGGTCTACGTCACACTTCGCCTCAAATCCATTTTTGAGAGAAGTTCATGTGAAGGGAAACCGATGGAGCTGTGAGGGCTTTAACGTGAATCTGCTTTTGACATATGAATTTCTTACGAAAGAACCACCAAAGGTATTCGATAAAGGTTCGTTGATTTGCTATTCGCCGTCAAATGTTACGCAAATGAGCTGGCAACAAGCTTACATAAGAACATGGCATGCAGATGAAAAGACAATGTCATCGTATACTTTTATGGCTGTTATAATTGGTATGATTATTGGCGTTATACTAACCTCGTTCGTTTGTAGATTTCTTATATCTTCAAACAGATCTAATCCAGCACGGCCTAGCCCAGAAACGACAGTTTTGAACGGTAATGCAACACAGGCTAGTACGGAATCTGTGGTCATGAGGGTTCCCCTAAGAGAAGATTTACCCCCCACGTACGATGAAGCTCTTTTAATGCCAAGACTGAATTCTTCCTTCCATTCACTACCAGATTTCGTTGATGAGGAGGAAAATCCTGATAGGAGAAATCGAAGATCTAGATCAATTGGAGATTTAACTGAGAGTAGACCAAGAGTTGGTGATAGACGATCAGTAAGGCGAACGATTGAAGTTCGTATACAgtga